A section of the Stenotrophomonas acidaminiphila genome encodes:
- a CDS encoding glucan biosynthesis protein D, producing MDRRDFLQRASLALAAFGLPALPACAAAERQVGLRRIGQPQPFDFAALKGQARALSQAPYRSHKRTLPPEVEALDWDQYQSIRYRQDHALWADQPGRFQARFFHLGLYFHSPVRMFDVVGGQAQELAYDGAAFDYGNSGIHGGRLPPDLGFAGFRLNTRSDTERDFAAFLGASYFRAVGKEGQYGQSARGLAIDTGTGRPEEFPDFIAYYLEQPARDSDTVVVYGLLDSPSVAGAYRFAITNGDVLLMDIDSALYPRREIERLGIAPCTSMYQVGENDRRMAWDWRPEIHDTDGLSMWSGAGEWIWRPLCNPAQLRFNMFVDNNPRGFGLLQRDRNFDHYQDDGVFYEKRPCLWVEPKGQWGEGSVQLVEIPTVDETFDNIVAFWNPKQKPQPGQELLVGYRLYWGAQPPARPPLGYCVASRTGLGGVIGKKREYFSWRFAVDFEGGDLASLIDKAEVEAVVQASSGRVEVVSARPLREINGYRAMFDLVPPDNGTGQIDIRLYLRSGGRALTETWLYQYNPPPADQRTLY from the coding sequence ATGGATCGACGCGACTTCCTCCAGCGCGCCTCGCTGGCCTTGGCCGCCTTCGGACTGCCGGCGCTGCCGGCCTGCGCCGCCGCCGAACGGCAGGTGGGCCTGCGTCGCATCGGCCAGCCGCAGCCGTTCGACTTCGCCGCGCTCAAGGGCCAGGCGCGCGCGCTGTCGCAGGCACCGTACCGCAGCCACAAGCGCACCCTGCCGCCGGAAGTGGAGGCGCTGGACTGGGACCAGTACCAGTCCATCCGCTACCGCCAGGACCACGCGCTGTGGGCCGACCAGCCCGGCAGGTTCCAGGCCAGGTTCTTCCACCTGGGCCTGTACTTCCATTCGCCGGTGCGCATGTTCGACGTGGTCGGCGGCCAGGCGCAGGAGCTGGCCTACGACGGCGCCGCGTTCGATTACGGCAACAGCGGCATCCACGGCGGGCGGCTGCCGCCAGACCTGGGCTTCGCCGGCTTCCGCCTCAACACCCGCAGCGACACCGAGCGCGACTTCGCCGCGTTCCTGGGCGCCAGCTACTTCCGCGCGGTGGGCAAGGAGGGCCAGTACGGCCAGTCCGCGCGCGGACTGGCGATCGACACCGGTACCGGCAGGCCGGAGGAATTCCCCGATTTCATCGCCTACTACCTGGAACAGCCGGCGCGCGATTCGGACACCGTGGTGGTCTATGGCCTGCTGGATTCGCCGAGCGTGGCCGGCGCCTACCGCTTCGCCATCACCAACGGCGACGTGCTGCTGATGGACATCGACAGCGCGCTGTACCCGCGCCGCGAGATCGAGCGGCTGGGCATCGCCCCGTGCACCAGCATGTACCAGGTGGGCGAGAACGACCGCCGCATGGCCTGGGACTGGCGCCCGGAAATCCACGATACCGACGGCCTGTCGATGTGGAGCGGCGCCGGCGAGTGGATCTGGCGCCCGCTGTGCAACCCGGCGCAGCTGCGCTTCAACATGTTCGTGGACAACAACCCGCGCGGCTTCGGCCTGCTGCAGCGCGACCGCAATTTCGACCATTACCAGGACGACGGCGTATTCTACGAGAAGCGCCCGTGCCTGTGGGTCGAGCCGAAGGGGCAATGGGGAGAGGGCTCGGTGCAACTGGTGGAGATTCCCACCGTCGACGAGACCTTCGACAACATCGTCGCGTTCTGGAACCCGAAGCAGAAGCCGCAGCCGGGGCAGGAACTGCTGGTCGGCTACCGGCTGTACTGGGGCGCGCAACCGCCGGCGCGGCCGCCGCTGGGCTACTGCGTGGCCAGCCGCACCGGGCTGGGCGGGGTGATCGGCAAGAAGCGCGAGTACTTCTCCTGGCGCTTCGCGGTGGACTTCGAGGGCGGCGACCTGGCCAGCCTGATCGACAAGGCCGAGGTCGAGGCGGTGGTGCAAGCCAGCAGTGGCCGGGTGGAAGTGGTGTCGGCCCGGCCGCTGCGCGAGATCAACGGCTACCGCGCCATGTTCGACCTGGTGCCGCCCGACAACGGGACCGGGCAGATCGACATCCGCCTGTACCTGCGTAGCGGCGGCAGGGCCCTTACCGAGACCTGGCTCTACCAGTACAACCCGCCGCCGGCGGACCAGCGCACGCTGTACTGA
- a CDS encoding DNA-formamidopyrimidine glycosylase → MPELPEVETTRRGLEPHLQGRRIHGVILRRPDLRWPIPPDIERALPGQRIAAIRRRAKYLLLDTDAGSALLHLGMSGSLRVLPGDTPVRAHDHVDISLEDGRLLRFNDPRRFGCLLWQPPGQTHELLRGLGPEPLDAAFDGDYLFARSRGRSAPVKSFLMDQRIVVGVGNIYAAESLFMAGINPLREAGKVSRERYQRLATAVKDILGHAITRGGTTLRDFISPDGAPGYFEQELSVYGREGQACVRCGRPLRHASIGQRASVWCGHCQR, encoded by the coding sequence ATGCCCGAACTGCCCGAAGTAGAAACCACCCGCCGCGGCCTGGAACCGCACCTGCAGGGGCGCCGCATCCATGGCGTGATCCTGCGCCGGCCGGACCTGCGCTGGCCGATTCCGCCGGACATCGAGCGGGCGCTGCCCGGCCAGCGCATCGCCGCGATCCGCCGCCGCGCCAAGTACCTGCTGCTCGATACCGATGCCGGCAGCGCGCTGCTGCACCTGGGCATGTCCGGCAGCCTGCGCGTGCTGCCCGGCGACACCCCGGTGCGCGCGCACGACCACGTCGACATCAGCCTCGAGGACGGGCGCCTGCTGCGTTTCAACGACCCGCGCCGGTTCGGTTGCCTGCTCTGGCAGCCGCCGGGCCAGACCCACGAACTGCTGCGCGGGCTCGGCCCCGAGCCGCTGGACGCGGCGTTCGACGGCGACTACCTGTTCGCGCGCAGCCGCGGCCGCAGCGCACCGGTCAAGAGCTTCCTGATGGACCAGCGCATCGTCGTCGGCGTCGGCAACATCTATGCCGCCGAAAGCCTGTTCATGGCCGGGATCAATCCGCTGCGCGAGGCCGGCAAGGTGTCGCGCGAGCGCTACCAGCGCCTGGCCACCGCGGTGAAGGACATCCTCGGCCATGCCATCACCCGCGGCGGCACCACCCTGCGTGATTTCATCAGTCCCGACGGCGCCCCCGGCTACTTCGAGCAGGAGTTGTCGGTGTACGGGCGCGAGGGCCAGGCCTGCGTGCGCTGCGGGCGCCCGCTGCGCCATGCCAGCATCGGCCAGCGCGCCAGCGTGTGGTGCGGCCACTGCCAGCGCTGA